The region TTTCGAGGTATTGCTTGGCCAGCAGCAACGCGCCCTGCACGACGACTGCTTCGCCGAGTTGGGCGGGGACGATTTCGTAGCTTTGGGCCAGCGGTGGGAAGACGTACCGGGCGACGTTTTCTTTGAGAGGGATCAGGAAGCGATCTTCCGGCATCATGGATACCCCGCCGCCAATGACGACCACTTCCGGGGCCATCAATGTCATCATTTGGGCGATGGCCCAGCCGAGCGTTTCGACGGCGTCGTCCAACACAATCTTGCACATGCCGCTGCCGTCGATCGCCGCTTTGACAATGTCTTGCGTCGTCAGCGCGTCAAGGTTTCCGTCGCAGCGAGCCAGAATCGCGCGGTAGTCGTCCTCTTGATCCTCCGGTTCGATTCGGCTCATCCAGTCCCGCAGCTGGTTCGCAATACCAAATCCGCTCGATTCGGCTTCCACGGTATCGTCCGCATCTTTATAAGCCACCCCAGGACGCAGATGACCGATCTCG is a window of Bremerella sp. TYQ1 DNA encoding:
- a CDS encoding ROK family protein; this translates as MNVIGVEIGGTKLQATLAETEQLQPICSLRETIDPTRGAEGIREQLEAMIHSLQSQHEVDAMGIGFGGPLNAKTGIITTSHQVEGWDQFPLAHWCRDQFGLPTIIRNDCDTAALAEATLGAGKGKQSSFYVTVGSGIGGGYVVDGNLIGTSRPAFAEIGHLRPGVAYKDADDTVEAESSGFGIANQLRDWMSRIEPEDQEDDYRAILARCDGNLDALTTQDIVKAAIDGSGMCKIVLDDAVETLGWAIAQMMTLMAPEVVVIGGGVSMMPEDRFLIPLKENVARYVFPPLAQSYEIVPAQLGEAVVVQGALLLAKQYLEK